From the Tenacibaculum dicentrarchi genome, the window AACAACAAAATTCGCGTAGGGCAATTATCAGTAACAGACCGCGTTTCTTTTTACAAAAAAACATACGCACACGTTGGTTTAGGCGTATTATTATTTATCTTTTTTGAATATTTATTATTGCAAAACGCCAGCATTGTCGAATTTGCATTATCAATGACACAAGGCTACAAGTGGCTGTTATTGCTCGGTGGTTTTATGCTAATAACCAATTATGCCGAAAGCACCGCCTTAAAAACAACTGACAAAAACTTACAATATTTAGCCTATTCCGGCTATGTATTTGCCGAAGCATTTATCTTTATTCCGTTAATTTACATGGCAATTTCATACACCAATAATTTTGAAATTATCAAGCAAGCAGGAATTGTAACCCTAGGATTATTTGCAGGAATTTCATCAATTGTATTTATCACCAAAAAAGATTTCTCCTTTATAAAAGCAGGTTTAAGTATTGGTTTTTTCATTGCCATTGCCTTATTAATTGCAGGAACATTATTTGGTTTTAACCTTGGTTTATGGTTTTCTGTAGGAATGTGCGTACTAGCTGCGGGGTCTATTTTATACCAAACCTCAAACCTTGTTCACAAATTTTCTACTGATGACTATATCCCTGCTGCCATTGGATTATTTGCTTCTTTAATGCTGTTATTTTGGTATGTTTTACAAATTTTTATGTCGAGAGATTAAAAGAACTATAAAAATTATTTGAAGCTATTTCCCGCTTTCCGCACTCGCTTTTTTTTGAAGAAAAATCAAAAAAAGAGCTCAAACAATTGCTTCAATCGGGGCTAGGAATTTCTGCTTCATTTTATAAGTAGCTAAAACCAAGTATATTTTATAAGAACTATTTTTAGAACCTATACTTGGCTTTATTACAAACAAAATATCAGTTCGAGTGATTTTTTTCCTTCAAAAAAATTGTATCGAGAACTTTTTTAACATCAAAATGAATAAAAAT encodes:
- a CDS encoding Bax inhibitor-1/YccA family protein, which gives rise to MENSFNNKIRVGQLSVTDRVSFYKKTYAHVGLGVLLFIFFEYLLLQNASIVEFALSMTQGYKWLLLLGGFMLITNYAESTALKTTDKNLQYLAYSGYVFAEAFIFIPLIYMAISYTNNFEIIKQAGIVTLGLFAGISSIVFITKKDFSFIKAGLSIGFFIAIALLIAGTLFGFNLGLWFSVGMCVLAAGSILYQTSNLVHKFSTDDYIPAAIGLFASLMLLFWYVLQIFMSRD